Proteins from a genomic interval of Caldicellulosiruptor diazotrophicus:
- the rpsR gene encoding 30S ribosomal protein S18, with translation MERVSSRQKKKKRVCSFCVERIYEIDYKDVNRLKKFLTERGKIMPRRTTGNCARHQRQLTRAIKRTRILALLPFIVE, from the coding sequence ATGGAAAGAGTTAGCTCAAGACAGAAAAAGAAAAAGAGAGTATGTTCATTCTGTGTTGAGAGAATATATGAGATAGATTACAAAGATGTAAACAGGCTCAAGAAATTCCTCACAGAAAGAGGCAAAATAATGCCAAGAAGAACAACTGGCAACTGTGCAAGACATCAAAGACAGCTAACACGAGCTATCAAGCGCACAAGAATCTTAGCACTTCTTCCGTTTATAGTTGAATAA
- a CDS encoding aldo/keto reductase — translation MKYRPFGKTGFMVSALGFGAMRFPILDGDYSKIDEEKAIEMLHFAIDNGINYIDTAYVYHGGNSEVLVGKALKGGYREKVKVATKLPVWQVNNFDDADRILDEQLKRLDTSYIDFYLLHALNKNHWKKLKEMNIFKWIEKVLLEGKIKYIGFSFHDDVATFKEIVDSYSWTFCQIQYNILNRNYQAGEEGLKYAAAKGMAVVIMEPLLGGRLAKEPPQEIRQLWEKAPIKRTPVEWALSWLWNQKEVSIVLSGMSTLEQVKENIEYASKYEVGSLTDEELELVERVAQKYNELRKVNCTECKYCMPCPQGIDIPWNFSIYNQASMYNMYQEMKNDYAKKEKERAENCVECGVCETKCPQNLPIRRLLKEVAAYFSK, via the coding sequence ATGAAGTACAGACCCTTTGGGAAAACAGGCTTTATGGTGTCTGCTCTTGGATTTGGTGCAATGAGGTTTCCAATCTTGGATGGTGACTATTCGAAGATTGACGAAGAAAAAGCAATTGAAATGCTGCATTTTGCAATCGACAATGGAATCAATTACATTGACACAGCGTATGTATATCATGGTGGTAACAGTGAGGTTTTGGTTGGCAAAGCTTTGAAAGGGGGATATAGAGAAAAGGTTAAGGTTGCAACAAAACTTCCTGTCTGGCAGGTAAATAATTTTGATGATGCTGATAGGATTTTGGATGAGCAACTAAAAAGACTTGATACAAGCTATATTGACTTTTATCTTTTGCATGCTCTCAACAAAAACCACTGGAAGAAGCTAAAAGAGATGAACATCTTTAAGTGGATTGAAAAAGTGCTTCTTGAGGGTAAGATAAAATATATTGGGTTTTCGTTCCATGACGATGTAGCTACATTCAAAGAGATTGTTGACAGCTACTCCTGGACGTTCTGCCAGATACAGTACAATATCCTCAACCGAAACTATCAGGCAGGGGAAGAGGGGCTCAAATACGCAGCCGCAAAAGGAATGGCAGTTGTTATCATGGAGCCACTTTTGGGGGGAAGGCTTGCAAAAGAGCCGCCTCAAGAGATAAGACAGCTTTGGGAAAAAGCACCTATCAAAAGAACACCTGTTGAGTGGGCACTTTCATGGCTCTGGAACCAGAAAGAAGTGTCGATTGTCTTAAGTGGTATGAGTACACTAGAGCAGGTAAAAGAAAATATTGAATATGCAAGTAAATATGAAGTGGGAAGTTTAACTGACGAGGAACTTGAGCTTGTTGAAAGGGTTGCGCAAAAGTATAATGAATTGAGAAAAGTCAACTGTACAGAGTGCAAATACTGTATGCCATGTCCACAGGGCATTGATATTCCGTGGAATTTTAGCATTTACAATCAAGCAAGCATGTATAACATGTATCAGGAGATGAAAAATGATTATGCAAAAAAAGAAAAAGAGAGAGCAGAAAATTGTGTTGAGTGTGGTGTTTGCGAGACAAAATGTCCACAAAATCTGCCAATTAGAAGACTTTTGAAAGAGGTTGCAGCCTATTTTTCGAAATAA
- a CDS encoding single-stranded DNA-binding protein — MNKVILMGRLTRDPEFRLTANNTPVANFTLAVNRRFKRENDQDADFIPIVAWSRLAEFSKNYLKKGRQVVVIGRLQLRTWDDEANRRHYITEVVAEEIYFAEPKPKDVPVDSETEVKEDIILPDLDDETIESELENFFEEDVKIPSKNNDVDEGIEDDLPF; from the coding sequence TTGAATAAGGTTATTTTGATGGGTCGCTTAACGCGCGACCCTGAGTTTAGGCTTACTGCCAACAATACCCCCGTTGCAAACTTCACGCTTGCTGTCAACAGACGTTTTAAACGCGAAAATGACCAGGATGCCGATTTTATCCCGATTGTTGCGTGGAGCAGGCTTGCCGAGTTTTCAAAAAACTATCTCAAAAAAGGAAGGCAAGTTGTGGTAATAGGAAGGCTTCAGCTTCGCACGTGGGATGATGAGGCAAATAGGCGTCACTACATCACCGAGGTTGTGGCCGAAGAGATTTACTTTGCAGAACCAAAACCTAAGGATGTGCCGGTTGACAGCGAAACAGAGGTGAAAGAAGACATTATTTTGCCTGACTTAGATGATGAGACAATTGAAAGCGAACTTGAGAACTTTTTCGAAGAGGATGTAAAAATTCCATCAAAAAATAATGATGTTGATGAGGGTATAGAAGACGACCTGCCATTTTAG
- the rpsF gene encoding 30S ribosomal protein S6, with translation MVERKYETVFIISPALDDEARANLIEKFKNLISSNGQLLNVEEWGKRRLAYKIDKHAEGYYVLMQFTSKPEFPRELERVYRITDGVIRFLIVKLEK, from the coding sequence GTGGTTGAGAGAAAGTATGAAACAGTATTTATTATAAGCCCCGCACTTGACGATGAGGCAAGGGCAAACCTCATCGAAAAGTTCAAAAACCTTATCTCAAGCAATGGACAGCTTTTAAATGTTGAAGAGTGGGGAAAAAGAAGGCTTGCATACAAGATAGACAAGCATGCAGAAGGATACTATGTTCTAATGCAATTTACAAGCAAGCCTGAGTTCCCACGCGAGCTTGAGAGGGTTTACAGAATTACAGACGGGGTTATTAGGTTCTTGATTGTAAAGCTTGAAAAATAA